A genomic window from Nitrososphaerota archaeon includes:
- a CDS encoding cytochrome oxidase assembly protein, which produces MRLQYLALASLMILYSLMFIGGYISASGLGLSCPDWPLCPNGILPDDEFFIEWVHRFIAATTGSLIIATTVGVWLNKSSDRKIKVTSTLGSILVVTQITLGALVIEAKLHAVLVAIHLGIGILLFAMTLLTAIFAFRMAKASIIAKV; this is translated from the coding sequence TTGCGTCTCCAGTACCTAGCCTTAGCATCCCTGATGATCTTGTATTCGCTAATGTTCATTGGCGGATATATCTCGGCGTCTGGCCTAGGACTGTCTTGTCCTGACTGGCCGCTATGCCCTAATGGAATATTGCCTGACGATGAGTTTTTCATAGAATGGGTACACCGATTCATCGCTGCAACCACTGGTAGCCTGATAATTGCAACAACTGTTGGGGTCTGGCTAAACAAAAGTTCAGACAGAAAAATCAAAGTTACCTCCACACTGGGATCAATACTGGTAGTAACTCAAATAACCCTTGGCGCTTTGGTGATTGAGGCAAAACTACACGCAGTACTGGTTGCAATACATCTTGGAATTGGGATTCTGCTGTTTGCAATGACTTTACTCACTGCGATATTTGCATTCAGAATGGCAAAAGCATCTATTATCGCAAAAGTCTAG